In one Haloarcula taiwanensis genomic region, the following are encoded:
- a CDS encoding HNH endonuclease: MKEGIESQYDDPDSYRGDYPPDWAYRIVFRKQLDNNTCTNCGTRFPAEDLEVVRRIPAENGGTNKTTNLLTVCSACEEDITQTGRLNLPESAKQEPASSPETDSHRVLALQSEVPITEEVEGETEGNGQSRGVSRLEASHVETQSRSPLAVTTTTEESDEQSVQDDTDERAGWRRLFVASIGGTAMFLTYLCAIAVAIPLPSLAGDVAFYGLPLAGLVAGVRWRLSTAAASVYMILMYAGIWQASSVEPFISVLAWIPVVAPLAGIAYGLLAERTEFSLRNHLPSDPRLVVQRFR; encoded by the coding sequence ATGAAGGAAGGTATCGAATCGCAGTACGACGACCCTGACAGCTACCGGGGCGACTACCCACCAGACTGGGCGTACCGGATCGTCTTCCGGAAGCAGTTGGACAACAACACTTGCACCAACTGCGGGACGCGGTTCCCTGCGGAGGATTTGGAAGTCGTGCGACGAATCCCCGCCGAGAACGGCGGGACAAATAAAACCACGAATCTCCTGACAGTGTGTTCGGCCTGCGAAGAAGACATCACGCAGACGGGACGCCTGAACCTGCCAGAGTCAGCGAAACAAGAGCCAGCAAGCAGTCCCGAAACGGACTCCCACAGAGTGCTTGCATTGCAGAGCGAGGTCCCGATCACCGAGGAAGTCGAGGGCGAAACGGAGGGCAACGGGCAGTCTCGTGGTGTCTCCCGGCTGGAAGCCAGCCACGTCGAGACACAGTCGAGGAGCCCTCTTGCAGTCACCACGACGACCGAGGAAAGCGACGAGCAGTCCGTCCAGGACGACACCGACGAGCGTGCTGGATGGCGACGGCTATTCGTCGCGTCCATAGGAGGCACAGCGATGTTCCTGACATATCTCTGTGCGATTGCTGTCGCCATTCCCTTGCCCTCGCTTGCGGGTGATGTAGCGTTCTATGGCCTCCCACTGGCCGGGCTCGTGGCGGGAGTCCGATGGCGACTGTCGACAGCTGCTGCATCCGTTTACATGATTTTGATGTACGCTGGAATCTGGCAGGCCTCCTCGGTGGAGCCGTTCATCTCAGTACTGGCGTGGATTCCCGTGGTTGCGCCGCTGGCTGGGATTGCCTACGGACTCCTAGCCGAGCGTACTGAGTTCTCGCTGCGGAACCACCTGCCCTCAGATCCGCGACTGGTGGTCCAGCGCTTCCGTTGA
- a CDS encoding transcriptional regulator, which produces MPTLKVTVGNSDHLDQRTRSRIKAAQEGEDLDDAQPTLNFDSYAELSRLLSPKNLELLEAISEHEPASIREAAELVDRDYKQVHRNLSELADIDVIEFQGGGPGEAKKPMLAYDGLEIDIPFTGSNGNTGTVAP; this is translated from the coding sequence ATGCCCACACTCAAAGTCACCGTCGGAAATAGCGACCATCTCGACCAGCGCACGCGTAGTCGAATCAAGGCCGCCCAGGAGGGCGAAGATCTTGACGACGCCCAACCGACACTGAACTTCGACTCGTACGCCGAACTCAGTCGTCTCCTCAGTCCGAAGAATCTGGAACTGTTGGAGGCGATCTCCGAACATGAACCGGCGAGCATCCGCGAGGCTGCTGAACTGGTTGACCGAGACTACAAGCAGGTACACCGGAACCTCTCTGAACTTGCAGATATCGACGTTATCGAATTTCAGGGCGGTGGACCGGGCGAAGCAAAGAAGCCGATGTTGGCCTACGACGGTCTCGAAATCGACATTCCATTCACAGGGTCGAACGGGAACACTGGTACTGTTGCACCGTAG
- a CDS encoding PAS domain-containing sensor histidine kinase, with protein MDNSLPDRGSQQHSESDDNTVSERLIEGLSSHAVFMLNTEGNITTWPDPAQSMYGYEADEILGSSVDTLFADPEEMETTIDSLLAEAANGSVETQHWHRKADDSVFWATLSISPLRNGELNGFVAVCQNTTEKHQYEKMLERQNDRLKEFTDILAHDLRSPLSVISSRVHLARETGDEEHLDAMEETTDRMARLVDDLLSVAKQGNVVTDPETTDVETVVDTAWKGTGETVDRAVLQYEHVGSVSSDSDRLIQLFENLFQNAIRHSDGAVIVRVGPLEHGFYVEDDGPGIPSDIQDEVFDHGFTTNEDGSGYGLSVVRTIAGAHGWDIIVTDSNTGGARFEITGVEFLD; from the coding sequence ATGGACAACTCACTGCCGGATAGGGGGTCACAACAGCACTCGGAGAGTGACGACAATACAGTCTCGGAGCGACTGATTGAGGGGCTTTCCTCGCATGCAGTCTTCATGCTCAATACTGAGGGAAACATCACGACGTGGCCCGATCCGGCCCAGTCGATGTACGGCTACGAAGCTGATGAGATACTCGGAAGCAGTGTCGATACGTTATTTGCCGACCCCGAAGAGATGGAGACGACCATCGACTCTTTACTGGCGGAAGCAGCGAACGGATCTGTTGAAACACAGCACTGGCATCGAAAAGCCGATGACTCAGTATTTTGGGCCACGCTGTCGATTTCACCACTCCGGAATGGGGAATTGAACGGGTTCGTTGCGGTCTGTCAGAACACGACCGAGAAACACCAGTACGAGAAGATGCTGGAACGCCAGAACGATCGGCTCAAGGAGTTCACTGATATCCTTGCTCACGACCTGCGGAGTCCGCTCAGCGTCATCTCCTCGCGAGTACATCTGGCCCGTGAGACTGGTGACGAAGAGCATCTCGACGCGATGGAAGAGACCACCGATAGAATGGCCCGGCTTGTTGACGACCTGCTCTCGGTTGCCAAGCAAGGAAACGTCGTCACTGACCCGGAAACGACCGATGTGGAAACAGTTGTTGACACTGCTTGGAAAGGAACAGGCGAGACTGTTGACCGGGCAGTGCTTCAGTACGAACACGTCGGGTCGGTGAGTTCTGACAGTGACCGCCTCATCCAACTATTCGAGAACCTGTTCCAGAACGCTATCAGACATAGCGATGGTGCCGTTATCGTTCGAGTCGGTCCGCTGGAGCACGGCTTCTACGTTGAAGACGATGGTCCTGGAATCCCATCTGACATTCAGGACGAAGTGTTTGACCACGGGTTCACCACGAATGAGGATGGAAGTGGCTACGGACTTTCAGTTGTTCGGACCATCGCTGGAGCACACGGCTGGGATATCATTGTCACTGACAGCAACACCGGTGGTGCACGCTTCGAAATCACTGGGGTAGAGTTTCTAGACTGA
- a CDS encoding DUF955 domain-containing protein produces the protein MSTIQSETPEQSSSQQTTCTFDDSDSRDEEMRDQLDAWVEDLADLTDEAQASERFQQWLDVQSKFHDYSARNTLLIKLQCPEATRVAGYNTWQDEFDRYVQKGEDAIWIWAPIITKKCPECGNSPSYHENTDCEYDETDPEQWRRGLVGFRPTSVFDISQTEGEPLPELETEAHGDPDGLVEDLIDATDEIGVDARIVASEEWEHGSARGVCQRRSVTTTNPMVEAVDRENRAALASTLIHEFAHADLHFDVEDETERSKREVEAEAVAYVVSRHFGLDPDNSAFYLAAWDGDAPETLRDRLDRISKTAADLIDAVEGDS, from the coding sequence ATGTCAACGATACAGTCAGAGACTCCAGAGCAGTCGTCCAGCCAGCAGACCACTTGCACCTTCGACGATTCGGACTCCCGGGACGAGGAGATGCGCGACCAACTCGATGCGTGGGTCGAGGACCTTGCCGACCTCACCGATGAAGCGCAGGCCAGTGAGAGGTTCCAGCAGTGGCTCGATGTGCAGAGCAAGTTCCACGATTACTCGGCTCGGAACACACTACTCATCAAGCTCCAGTGTCCCGAGGCAACGCGAGTCGCCGGCTACAATACGTGGCAAGACGAGTTCGACCGTTACGTCCAGAAAGGCGAAGACGCTATCTGGATCTGGGCTCCCATCATCACGAAGAAGTGCCCCGAATGCGGCAACTCACCGTCGTATCACGAGAACACAGACTGTGAGTACGATGAAACGGACCCCGAACAATGGCGTCGAGGGCTAGTCGGGTTCCGGCCAACATCGGTGTTCGATATCTCCCAGACTGAGGGCGAGCCGCTTCCAGAGTTAGAGACAGAAGCTCACGGTGATCCGGATGGACTTGTCGAGGACCTGATTGACGCGACCGACGAAATCGGCGTCGATGCGCGAATCGTCGCCTCGGAGGAATGGGAGCATGGGTCTGCACGGGGCGTCTGCCAGCGCCGAAGTGTAACGACCACGAATCCGATGGTCGAAGCGGTTGACCGGGAGAATCGGGCCGCCCTCGCGAGTACACTTATTCACGAGTTTGCCCATGCGGATCTTCACTTCGATGTTGAGGATGAGACAGAGCGCTCGAAACGCGAGGTCGAAGCCGAGGCAGTTGCTTACGTGGTCAGTCGTCACTTCGGGCTGGACCCCGACAACTCGGCGTTCTATCTCGCGGCGTGGGACGGCGACGCACCAGAGACGTTACGGGACCGGCTGGACCGAATCTCGAAGACGGCTGCGGATTTGATCGACGCCGTCGAAGGCGACAGCTGA